One part of the Tistrella bauzanensis genome encodes these proteins:
- the trmD gene encoding tRNA (guanosine(37)-N1)-methyltransferase TrmD produces the protein MSGTALSDTGAPWAATVLTLYPEMFPGPLGTSLAGRALERDLWRLDVTALRDYGLGRHRAVDDTPSGGGPGMVMRADVLAPAIDAAIEKCPGQALIYLTPRGQPLTQSRIRRLAAGPGVVVLCGRFEGVDQRLLDARPFEEVSLGDFILSGGELAALVLIDACVRLLPGVMGAHASQAEESFEGDLLEYPHYTRPDIWEGRAVPEVLTSGHHERIRSWRQERAEATTRERRPDLWARREARRRRGGGET, from the coding sequence ATGAGCGGCACCGCGCTGAGCGATACCGGCGCGCCCTGGGCTGCAACCGTGCTGACGCTGTATCCGGAGATGTTTCCGGGGCCGCTCGGCACCTCGCTGGCCGGACGCGCGCTGGAGCGGGATCTGTGGCGGCTGGATGTGACGGCGCTGCGCGATTACGGCCTGGGCCGGCATCGCGCGGTCGACGACACGCCGTCGGGCGGCGGCCCCGGCATGGTGATGCGGGCCGATGTGCTGGCGCCCGCGATCGATGCCGCGATCGAAAAATGCCCCGGTCAGGCCTTGATTTACTTGACTCCGCGCGGCCAACCGCTTACCCAATCGCGGATCAGACGTCTGGCCGCCGGGCCTGGCGTCGTTGTCCTGTGCGGCCGGTTCGAAGGCGTCGATCAGCGCCTTCTGGACGCCCGGCCGTTCGAGGAGGTCAGCCTCGGTGATTTCATCCTCTCCGGTGGGGAGCTTGCGGCGTTGGTCTTGATCGACGCCTGCGTGCGCCTGTTGCCGGGTGTCATGGGCGCGCATGCGTCGCAGGCAGAGGAAAGTTTCGAGGGCGATCTGCTGGAATATCCGCACTACACCCGCCCGGACATCTGGGAGGGACGCGCGGTGCCGGAGGTTCTGACCTCGGGCCACCACGAGCGGATCCGGTCCTGGCGACAGGAACGGGCAGAGGCGACGACCCGGGAACGACGGCCCGATCTGTGGGCGCGGCGTGAGGCGCGCCGCCGCAGGGGCGGCGGCGAGACCTGA
- the hslO gene encoding Hsp33 family molecular chaperone HslO produces MTDPRTRPGPDAGPAAGGEDGETGERSTSVDRSSALRPDVDMSQPFRLDVDMSQPFRLPWGQARGRLARIGPALDEIVTRHAYPVAVSMVLAELVTLAAMVAHSLKTEGVFTVQVRGDGPVALIVADATASGALRGYAQFDADAVAALDQPVAGVRHSGAPSMPRLFGRAYLALTLDPGQGMERYQGIVELDGERLADAVHGYFRLSEQIESAVRFAVAPPADGTATGWRAGGLLLQRMPDEGGIGAAGVEDEEDGWRRAVLLASSIRDAELTDPALPLDQVLLRLFHEDGVVVYDPLALAFACRCSTGRVEGLIRSLPADDLADLTVEGKVDVVCEFCGTSYVYDEGDIARLRAGDHDHDHP; encoded by the coding sequence ATGACTGATCCGCGAACCCGCCCCGGCCCCGATGCGGGGCCGGCCGCGGGCGGCGAGGACGGCGAGACCGGCGAGCGGTCGACTTCGGTCGACCGCTCGTCTGCGTTGCGGCCGGATGTCGACATGTCGCAGCCCTTCCGGCTGGATGTCGACATGTCGCAGCCCTTCCGGCTGCCGTGGGGCCAGGCCCGGGGCCGTCTGGCGCGGATCGGGCCGGCGCTGGACGAGATCGTCACCCGCCATGCCTATCCGGTGGCAGTGTCGATGGTGCTGGCCGAACTGGTGACGCTGGCCGCCATGGTCGCCCATTCGCTGAAGACCGAGGGCGTGTTCACGGTGCAGGTGCGCGGCGACGGGCCGGTGGCGCTGATAGTGGCCGATGCGACCGCGTCAGGCGCCTTGCGTGGCTATGCCCAGTTCGATGCCGATGCGGTGGCGGCACTGGACCAGCCGGTGGCGGGGGTGCGCCACAGCGGCGCACCGTCGATGCCCCGGCTGTTCGGCCGCGCCTATCTGGCCCTGACGCTGGACCCCGGCCAGGGCATGGAGCGCTATCAGGGCATCGTCGAGCTGGATGGCGAGCGGCTGGCCGATGCGGTCCATGGCTATTTCCGGCTGTCGGAGCAGATCGAGAGCGCGGTGCGCTTCGCGGTCGCCCCGCCCGCCGATGGCACCGCCACCGGCTGGCGCGCCGGCGGACTGCTGCTGCAACGCATGCCCGACGAAGGCGGCATCGGTGCCGCCGGCGTCGAGGATGAGGAAGATGGCTGGCGGCGCGCGGTGCTGCTGGCCTCCAGCATCCGCGACGCCGAACTGACCGATCCGGCGCTGCCTCTGGATCAGGTGCTGCTGCGGTTATTCCACGAGGACGGCGTGGTGGTCTATGATCCACTGGCGCTGGCCTTCGCCTGCCGCTGTTCAACCGGCCGCGTGGAAGGGCTGATCCGCAGCCTGCCCGCCGACGATCTGGCCGATCTGACGGTGGAGGGCAAGGTCGACGTGGTCTGCGAGTTCTGCGGGACGTCTTATGTCTATGACGAGGGCGACATCGCGCGGCTGCGCGCCGGCGACCATGATCACGACCACCCCTGA
- the rpsP gene encoding 30S ribosomal protein S16, which yields MSVKIRLTRLGAKKSPVYRIVVANSRNARDGAYIEKIGIYNPLAAKEDPSRVVLNIERAQYWVACGAQPTDRVARFLAAAGIVTKTERNNPKKGAPKAKAQERLKEAAAARAAAEAAAAESAGAEA from the coding sequence ATGTCCGTGAAGATCCGCCTGACCCGCCTCGGCGCCAAGAAGAGCCCGGTCTATCGCATCGTGGTCGCCAATTCGCGCAACGCCCGTGACGGCGCCTATATCGAAAAGATCGGCATCTACAATCCGCTGGCCGCGAAGGAAGATCCGTCGCGCGTGGTGCTGAATATCGAGCGCGCCCAGTACTGGGTTGCCTGCGGCGCCCAGCCCACCGATCGCGTCGCCCGCTTCCTGGCCGCCGCCGGCATCGTGACCAAGACCGAGCGCAACAACCCCAAGAAGGGTGCGCCCAAGGCGAAGGCTCAGGAGCGCCTGAAGGAAGCCGCCGCCGCCCGTGCCGCCGCCGAGGCCGCTGCCGCCGAATCGGCCGGCGCCGAGGCCTGA
- a CDS encoding IclR family transcriptional regulator: MSRMTGIDEGTRVRRDNGTAVAAPMAAAGRAAHEGGAVADAPPPPATRRTADAGNVQSVARAAAILRVLAGHVGEGARLSEIAVSTGLHKATAHRLLAALKEQGLVDKSTDTHRYHLGLELFLLGSSASNRFSIRDIARASLQRLAEQTGDTVYLFVRSGMDALCVDRVEGHFPIRTLSLDIGGRRPLGVSSGSLALLAALGDDEVEQVLSANSERYARFGCRPEDVGRMVSATRRDGHAISDGMVVPGMCAVAVAVRDRSGLPVAAITVGAISQRMDAVRRVQIVAQMAAEARRIEQALQPLATPQRKRRAARAT; encoded by the coding sequence ATGAGCCGGATGACGGGTATCGATGAGGGAACGCGCGTCAGGCGCGACAATGGCACAGCCGTGGCCGCGCCGATGGCCGCGGCCGGGCGCGCCGCACATGAGGGCGGGGCGGTCGCGGACGCCCCGCCGCCGCCCGCCACGCGCCGCACCGCCGATGCCGGCAATGTCCAGAGCGTGGCCCGCGCCGCCGCCATTTTGCGGGTGCTGGCCGGCCATGTCGGCGAAGGCGCACGGCTGTCGGAAATCGCGGTCTCGACCGGGCTGCACAAGGCCACCGCCCACCGGCTGCTGGCCGCGCTGAAGGAACAGGGGCTGGTCGACAAATCGACCGATACCCACCGCTATCATCTGGGGCTGGAACTGTTCCTGCTGGGCTCGTCGGCATCCAACCGTTTCAGCATCCGCGACATCGCCCGGGCCTCGCTGCAACGGCTGGCCGAACAGACCGGCGACACGGTCTATCTGTTCGTGCGCAGCGGCATGGATGCGCTGTGCGTCGACCGGGTGGAGGGCCACTTTCCGATCCGCACGCTCAGCCTGGATATCGGCGGCCGCCGGCCGCTGGGGGTGTCGTCGGGCTCGCTCGCGCTGCTGGCGGCGCTGGGCGACGACGAGGTGGAACAAGTGCTGTCGGCCAACAGCGAGCGCTATGCCCGCTTCGGCTGCCGCCCCGAGGATGTGGGCCGGATGGTCAGCGCCACCCGCCGCGACGGCCACGCGATCAGCGACGGCATGGTGGTGCCGGGAATGTGCGCGGTGGCGGTGGCGGTGCGCGACCGGTCCGGCCTGCCGGTGGCGGCGATCACGGTGGGTGCGATCAGCCAGCGCATGGACGCCGTCCGCCGTGTGCAGATCGTCGCCCAGATGGCGGCCGAGGCCCGGCGGATCGAACAGGCCCTGCAACCCCTGGCAACCCCACAGCGCAAGCGCCGGGCCGCCCGCGCCACCTGA
- the leuC gene encoding 3-isopropylmalate dehydratase large subunit, producing the protein MSAPRTLYDKIWDSHMVESREDGSALIYVDRMLIHEVTSPQAFEGLRAAGRTPRRLDTLLAVADHNVPTIKRAQGITDTVSRTQVETLESNCAAFDVPYFPIMDDRQGIVHVIGPEQGFTLPGTVIVCGDSHTSTHGAFGALAFGIGTSEVEHVMATQTLVQSPSKTMRINVEGTLAPGVGPKDIVLAIIGRIGTGGATGRVVEYAGSAIRGLSMEGRMTVCNMSIEAGARAGLIAVDEKTIDYLRGRPMSPKGDLFEQAAAYWGGLVSDDGAVFDSEITLDADDIAPQVTWGTSPQDVAPITGQVPNPADVADPMRRAAMERALKYMGLEPGTALATVPVQKVFIGSCTNGRIEDLREAAAVARGRMVAAGVQALVVPGSGLVKKQAEAEGLDKVFVAAGFEWRDAGCSMCLAMNADRLGEGERCASTSNRNFEGRQGRGGRTHLMSPGMAAAAAVAGTLADVRSL; encoded by the coding sequence ATGTCCGCCCCACGCACCCTGTATGACAAGATCTGGGACAGCCACATGGTCGAGAGCCGCGAGGACGGCTCGGCCCTGATCTATGTCGACCGCATGCTGATCCACGAGGTCACCAGCCCCCAGGCCTTCGAAGGCCTGCGCGCCGCCGGCCGCACGCCGCGCCGGCTCGACACGCTGCTGGCGGTGGCCGACCATAACGTGCCGACGATCAAGCGCGCCCAGGGCATCACCGACACGGTCTCGCGCACCCAGGTCGAGACGCTGGAGAGCAACTGCGCCGCCTTCGACGTGCCCTATTTCCCGATCATGGACGACCGCCAGGGCATCGTGCATGTGATCGGCCCCGAGCAGGGCTTCACCCTGCCCGGCACGGTCATCGTCTGCGGTGACAGCCACACCTCCACCCACGGCGCCTTCGGTGCCCTGGCCTTCGGCATCGGCACCTCCGAGGTCGAGCATGTGATGGCGACCCAGACCCTGGTGCAGTCGCCGTCGAAGACCATGCGGATCAATGTCGAGGGCACGCTGGCGCCCGGCGTCGGCCCCAAGGACATCGTGCTGGCGATCATCGGCCGCATCGGCACCGGTGGCGCCACCGGCCGGGTGGTGGAATATGCGGGCTCGGCGATCCGCGGCCTGTCGATGGAAGGCCGGATGACGGTCTGCAACATGTCGATCGAGGCTGGCGCCCGTGCCGGCCTGATCGCCGTCGACGAAAAGACCATCGACTATCTGCGCGGCCGGCCGATGTCGCCCAAGGGCGATCTGTTCGAACAGGCCGCCGCCTATTGGGGCGGTCTGGTGTCGGATGACGGCGCGGTCTTCGACAGCGAGATCACCCTCGATGCCGACGATATCGCGCCGCAGGTGACCTGGGGCACCAGCCCGCAGGACGTGGCGCCGATCACCGGTCAGGTGCCGAACCCGGCCGATGTCGCCGACCCGATGCGCCGGGCCGCGATGGAACGGGCGCTGAAATATATGGGCCTGGAGCCGGGCACCGCCCTTGCCACCGTGCCGGTGCAGAAGGTGTTCATCGGCTCGTGCACCAATGGCCGGATCGAGGATCTGCGCGAGGCGGCGGCCGTTGCCCGCGGCCGCATGGTCGCGGCCGGCGTGCAGGCGCTGGTGGTGCCGGGATCGGGTCTGGTGAAGAAGCAGGCCGAGGCGGAGGGTCTCGACAAGGTGTTCGTCGCGGCGGGTTTCGAATGGCGAGATGCCGGCTGCTCGATGTGTCTGGCGATGAATGCCGACCGTCTGGGCGAGGGCGAGCGCTGCGCCTCGACCTCGAACCGCAATTTCGAGGGGCGCCAGGGCCGTGGCGGCCGCACCCATCTGATGAGCCCGGGCATGGCGGCGGCGGCGGCCGTGGCCGGCACGCTCGCCGATGTCCGCAGCCTCTGA
- the ffh gene encoding signal recognition particle protein, whose product MFENLSGRLGEVFDRLKRRGALTEADVTAALREVRIALLEADVALPVVKDFINGVRERAVGQDVLRGINPAQMVVKIVHDHLTEMLGGDAVEIDLNAAPPVAIMMVGLQGSGKTTTSAKLARRLRLRDKKRVLLASLDVYRPAAQQQLDVLSKQAEVGCLPIVFGEKPVAIAQRAMKVAAREGYDVVILDTAGRLHIDDVLMDEVAAVKAATRPHETILVADAMTGQDAVTIARTFQDRVGLTGIALTRVDGDARGGAALAMRSVTGRPIKLLGEGEKLDQLETFHPERIASRILGMGDVVSLVEKAAETIDRDEAEKLAAKIQKGTGFDLDDMAKQLRQLRKMGGMKGMLGMLPGIGKMKAQLNDAKLDEKLLVRQEAIIMSMTPTERRTPEIIKASRKKRIAAGSGTSVQDVNRLLKQHQDMSKMMKQVGKLGKKGMMRGGLSNLLPRM is encoded by the coding sequence ATGTTCGAGAATCTGTCCGGCCGGCTTGGCGAGGTCTTCGATCGCCTGAAGCGCCGTGGTGCGCTGACCGAAGCCGATGTGACCGCCGCCTTGCGTGAAGTGCGCATCGCGCTGCTGGAAGCGGACGTCGCCCTTCCCGTCGTCAAAGATTTCATCAATGGTGTCCGCGAGCGCGCGGTCGGCCAGGACGTTCTGCGTGGCATCAACCCTGCGCAGATGGTCGTCAAGATCGTCCACGACCACCTGACCGAGATGCTGGGCGGCGACGCGGTCGAGATCGACCTGAACGCCGCTCCGCCGGTTGCCATCATGATGGTCGGGCTTCAGGGCTCGGGCAAGACCACCACCTCGGCCAAGCTCGCCCGCCGGCTGCGCCTGCGCGACAAGAAGCGCGTGCTGCTGGCCTCGCTCGACGTCTATCGCCCGGCGGCGCAGCAGCAGCTCGACGTGCTGTCGAAGCAGGCGGAAGTCGGCTGCCTGCCGATCGTGTTCGGCGAGAAGCCGGTGGCGATCGCCCAGCGGGCGATGAAGGTGGCGGCGCGCGAAGGCTATGACGTCGTCATCCTCGACACCGCCGGCCGCCTGCATATCGACGACGTGCTGATGGATGAGGTCGCCGCCGTCAAGGCCGCGACCCGCCCGCACGAGACCATTCTGGTCGCCGATGCCATGACCGGCCAGGACGCGGTGACCATCGCCCGCACCTTCCAGGACCGCGTCGGGCTGACCGGCATCGCGCTGACCCGGGTCGACGGCGATGCCCGCGGCGGTGCCGCACTTGCCATGCGCTCGGTCACCGGCCGGCCGATCAAGCTGCTGGGCGAAGGCGAGAAACTCGATCAGCTTGAGACCTTCCACCCCGAACGGATCGCCTCGCGCATCCTGGGCATGGGTGACGTGGTGTCGCTGGTCGAAAAGGCGGCCGAGACCATCGACCGCGACGAGGCCGAGAAGCTGGCCGCCAAGATCCAGAAGGGCACCGGCTTCGACCTCGACGACATGGCCAAGCAGCTGCGCCAGCTGCGCAAGATGGGCGGCATGAAAGGCATGCTCGGCATGCTGCCCGGCATCGGCAAGATGAAGGCGCAACTGAACGACGCCAAGCTGGACGAAAAGCTTCTGGTGCGGCAGGAGGCGATCATCATGTCGATGACGCCCACTGAACGCCGGACCCCTGAAATCATCAAGGCGTCGCGCAAGAAGCGCATCGCCGCCGGATCGGGGACCAGCGTGCAGGACGTGAACCGCCTGCTGAAGCAGCACCAGGACATGAGCAAGATGATGAAACAGGTCGGCAAGCTCGGCAAGAAGGGCATGATGCGCGGCGGCCTGAGCAACCTTCTGCCGCGGATGTGA
- the argF gene encoding ornithine carbamoyltransferase, whose amino-acid sequence MTAADMTTLIRLRPAGAPPRHFLDLDAMATSDLRAMLDFAHALKARRRAGIRPPLLAGRTLAMIFEKPSTRTRVSFEVGMNELGGSALIISPQDSQLGRGETIADTARVLSQYVDAIMIRCHAHETLEDLAAHATVPVINGLTRHSHPCQLMADLMTLEERWGAGGLAGRRIAWVGDGNNMCTTFMQAAVHFGFELTVACPAAYQPAPSIAEAARARGARIQVGTDIADAVTGADCVVTDTWVSMDSKDAEARQRDFPAYQVNDAVMAMAAPGAVFMHCLPAHRGEEVTDAVMDGPASVVFEEAGNRLHAQKAVLAWCLDVMEPVND is encoded by the coding sequence ATGACGGCCGCTGACATGACCACCCTGATCCGGCTGCGGCCGGCCGGGGCGCCACCGCGCCATTTTCTGGACCTGGACGCCATGGCGACCAGCGATCTGCGCGCGATGCTGGATTTCGCCCATGCGCTGAAGGCGCGGCGCAGGGCGGGCATACGCCCGCCGCTGCTGGCCGGGCGTACCCTGGCGATGATCTTCGAAAAGCCGTCGACCCGCACCCGGGTGTCGTTCGAGGTGGGGATGAACGAGCTGGGCGGTTCGGCCCTGATCATCAGCCCGCAGGACAGCCAGCTTGGCCGCGGCGAGACCATTGCCGACACCGCCCGCGTGCTGTCGCAATATGTCGACGCGATCATGATCCGCTGCCATGCGCATGAAACGCTGGAAGATCTGGCGGCCCATGCCACCGTGCCGGTGATCAACGGCCTGACCCGCCATTCGCATCCCTGCCAGCTGATGGCCGACCTGATGACCCTGGAGGAACGCTGGGGCGCCGGCGGGCTGGCCGGACGCCGGATCGCCTGGGTGGGTGACGGCAACAACATGTGCACCACCTTCATGCAGGCGGCGGTGCATTTCGGCTTCGAGCTGACCGTGGCCTGCCCCGCCGCCTATCAGCCGGCGCCGTCGATCGCCGAGGCGGCCCGCGCCCGCGGCGCCCGCATCCAGGTCGGCACCGACATCGCCGATGCGGTGACCGGCGCCGATTGCGTGGTCACCGACACCTGGGTGTCGATGGACAGCAAGGATGCCGAGGCTCGCCAGCGGGATTTCCCCGCCTATCAGGTGAATGATGCGGTGATGGCGATGGCGGCGCCGGGTGCGGTGTTCATGCATTGCCTGCCGGCCCATCGCGGCGAGGAAGTCACCGATGCGGTGATGGACGGCCCGGCATCGGTCGTGTTCGAAGAGGCCGGCAACCGCCTGCACGCCCAGAAGGCGGTGCTGGCGTGGTGCCTGGACGTCATGGAGCCTGTCAATGACTGA
- the rimM gene encoding ribosome maturation factor RimM (Essential for efficient processing of 16S rRNA), with protein MAQPSRTAQPTGGSTAGDAVLVDPAELICVAEFAAPQGVRGQLRLRPFTEDPEAVAEYGPLYDRTGRRQFRIRIISPHKVGLVVKVDGVDDRDAAAALTGLQLHVPRAALPPIEDDEEAWYHADLIGLDVTDTGGVAVGQVRAVHDFGAGDVLEIARPGGAEPLMLPFTRDYVPEIDLDLKRMVIDPPEGLE; from the coding sequence ATGGCCCAGCCGTCGCGCACGGCTCAACCCACCGGCGGTTCCACCGCCGGTGACGCGGTGCTGGTCGATCCGGCCGAGCTGATCTGCGTCGCGGAATTCGCCGCCCCGCAAGGGGTGCGCGGGCAACTGCGGCTCAGACCGTTCACCGAGGATCCTGAGGCGGTGGCGGAATACGGGCCGCTCTATGACCGGACCGGCCGGCGCCAGTTCCGCATCCGCATCATCAGCCCCCACAAAGTGGGGCTGGTGGTGAAGGTGGACGGCGTCGACGACCGCGATGCGGCGGCCGCCCTGACCGGGCTGCAACTCCACGTCCCCCGCGCGGCGCTGCCGCCGATCGAGGATGACGAGGAGGCGTGGTATCACGCCGACCTGATCGGCCTGGACGTCACCGATACCGGTGGCGTCGCGGTCGGCCAGGTGCGGGCGGTGCATGATTTCGGCGCGGGCGACGTGCTGGAGATTGCCCGCCCCGGCGGCGCGGAACCCCTGATGCTGCCCTTCACCCGCGACTATGTGCCCGAGATCGACCTGGACCTGAAGCGGATGGTGATCGATCCGCCAGAGGGCCTGGAATGA
- a CDS encoding aspartate aminotransferase family protein, producing the protein MIPAVMPTYARTDLTFDKGEGAYLYTADGRRFLDFASGIAVNALGHSHPHLVSALTGQAAKLWHVSNLYQSPGQQQAAERLVAATFADTVFFSNSGAEAIECGIKMVRRYFDLSNQPGRYRIITVQGAFHGRTLATLAAAGNPKYLDGYDPVVDGFDHVPFGDLDAAAAAVTAETAAILIEPVQGEGGIRPAALDYLRGLRKLADEHGLLLFLDEVQCGFGRTGKLFAHEWAGIAPDIMAVAKGIGSGFPMGACLATEKVANVMGPGSHGSTFGGGPLAMAVCNAVLDVMLEDGFLDQVQRASDRLWGELSQLVPNYPNVLTEVRGAGLMLGLKCAAANGRMVDAFRANGLLTVPAGDNVVRLLPPLIIGDAEIDEALDAIRRACDQVAAEIGTEEAAG; encoded by the coding sequence GCCAGCGGCATCGCCGTGAATGCTCTGGGGCATTCACATCCGCATCTGGTGTCGGCGCTGACCGGCCAGGCGGCGAAGCTGTGGCATGTATCGAACCTGTATCAGAGCCCCGGCCAGCAGCAGGCCGCCGAAAGGCTGGTCGCCGCAACCTTCGCCGATACGGTGTTCTTCTCCAATTCCGGCGCCGAGGCGATCGAATGCGGCATCAAGATGGTGCGGCGCTATTTCGACCTGTCCAACCAGCCTGGTCGTTACCGGATCATCACCGTTCAGGGCGCCTTCCACGGCCGCACGCTGGCGACGCTGGCAGCGGCGGGCAACCCGAAATATCTCGACGGCTATGATCCGGTGGTCGACGGCTTCGACCATGTGCCCTTCGGCGATCTGGACGCGGCCGCGGCCGCGGTCACGGCCGAGACCGCGGCGATCCTGATCGAGCCGGTTCAGGGCGAGGGCGGCATCCGGCCGGCGGCGCTGGACTATCTGCGCGGCCTGCGCAAGCTTGCCGACGAACATGGCCTGCTGCTGTTCCTAGACGAGGTCCAGTGCGGCTTCGGCCGGACGGGAAAGCTGTTCGCCCATGAATGGGCGGGTATCGCCCCCGATATCATGGCGGTGGCCAAGGGTATCGGCTCGGGCTTCCCGATGGGTGCGTGTCTTGCGACCGAAAAAGTCGCCAATGTCATGGGCCCCGGCAGCCACGGCTCCACCTTTGGCGGCGGACCGCTGGCGATGGCGGTGTGCAACGCCGTGCTGGACGTGATGCTGGAAGACGGCTTCCTCGATCAGGTGCAGCGCGCATCCGACCGCTTGTGGGGCGAGCTGTCGCAACTGGTGCCGAACTATCCAAACGTGCTGACCGAGGTGCGCGGCGCCGGACTGATGCTGGGCCTGAAATGCGCCGCCGCCAACGGCCGCATGGTCGATGCCTTCCGTGCCAACGGGCTGCTGACCGTGCCGGCCGGCGACAATGTCGTGCGCCTGCTGCCGCCGTTGATCATCGGTGATGCCGAGATCGACGAGGCGCTGGACGCCATCCGGCGCGCCTGCGATCAGGTTGCCGCCGAGATCGGAACAGAGGAGGCCGCAGGATGA